In a genomic window of Abyssisolibacter fermentans:
- a CDS encoding glutamine--tRNA ligase/YqeY domain fusion protein, with amino-acid sequence MENNNDKSKIPSNFIKNIINKDLEGYLLDKKIHTRFPPEPNGYLHIGHAKSICLNFGLAKEYDAPCNLRFDDTNPVKEDTEYVDSIQEDIKWLGFDWEDRKYYASDYFEKLYEYAVKLIKKGKAFVCDLSADEIREFRGNYEKPGKESPYRKRTIEENLKLFEEMKNGVYGDGEKVLRAKIDMAAPNINMRDPVIYRIAKVEHHRTGEEWCIYPMYDFAHPLSDALENITHSICTLEFEDHRPLYDWFLKELEIENPPKQIEFARLNLTNTIMSKRHLRNLVEQEVVEGWDDPRMPTISGLRRRGYTPEAIKNFCEKIGVAKSNSLVDISILEHCIREDLKDTTRTTMAVLNPLKIIITNYPEGEVEYLDADNSRTNSELGKRKIPFAREIYIDREDFMEKPPKKFFRLYPGNEVRLKHAYFIKCEEVIKDENGNVIELRCTYDPETKSGTGFTGRKVKGTLHWVSAKHSLKSEVRLYDHLMLEDEAGENIINENSLKILKNCYIEESMKDVKAGERYQFMRHGFFICDKAGEKAVYNRIVSLKDKWKKIKNKK; translated from the coding sequence ATGGAAAATAATAATGATAAATCTAAAATTCCATCTAACTTTATTAAAAATATTATAAATAAAGATTTAGAAGGATACTTATTAGACAAAAAAATTCATACAAGATTTCCGCCTGAACCAAATGGATATTTACATATAGGACATGCTAAGTCAATATGCTTAAATTTTGGTTTAGCTAAGGAATATGATGCTCCTTGTAATTTGAGATTTGATGATACTAATCCAGTAAAGGAAGATACGGAGTATGTAGATTCTATACAAGAGGATATAAAATGGTTAGGTTTTGATTGGGAAGATAGAAAGTATTATGCTTCTGATTACTTTGAAAAGCTATATGAGTATGCGGTCAAGCTTATAAAAAAGGGGAAAGCATTTGTTTGTGATTTAAGTGCAGATGAAATTAGAGAATTCAGAGGAAATTATGAAAAGCCAGGCAAGGAAAGTCCATATAGGAAAAGAACTATAGAAGAAAATTTAAAATTGTTTGAAGAGATGAAGAATGGTGTTTATGGTGATGGTGAGAAAGTTTTAAGAGCTAAAATAGATATGGCTGCTCCAAACATAAACATGAGAGACCCTGTAATATATCGTATAGCTAAAGTAGAACATCATCGTACAGGTGAAGAATGGTGTATATATCCAATGTATGATTTTGCACATCCATTGTCAGATGCACTTGAAAATATAACACATTCTATTTGTACTTTAGAATTTGAAGATCATAGACCATTATATGATTGGTTTTTAAAAGAGCTTGAAATAGAAAATCCTCCAAAACAAATAGAATTTGCTAGACTAAATTTAACAAATACAATAATGAGTAAAAGACATTTAAGAAATTTGGTTGAGCAGGAAGTGGTAGAAGGATGGGATGATCCTAGAATGCCTACTATTTCTGGATTAAGAAGAAGAGGATATACTCCTGAAGCTATAAAAAATTTCTGTGAAAAAATTGGAGTTGCTAAAAGCAATAGCCTTGTAGATATATCAATATTAGAACATTGTATTAGAGAAGATTTAAAAGATACTACAAGGACTACAATGGCAGTTTTAAACCCCCTAAAGATAATAATAACAAATTATCCTGAAGGAGAGGTTGAATACTTAGATGCAGATAATAGTAGAACTAATTCTGAACTAGGAAAGAGAAAAATACCTTTTGCTAGAGAAATATATATTGATAGAGAAGATTTTATGGAGAAGCCGCCAAAGAAATTTTTTAGGCTTTATCCAGGAAATGAAGTTAGACTGAAACATGCATATTTTATAAAATGTGAAGAAGTGATCAAAGATGAAAATGGAAATGTCATAGAGCTACGATGTACTTATGACCCAGAAACTAAAAGTGGTACTGGATTTACTGGTAGAAAAGTTAAAGGGACACTCCATTGGGTATCAGCAAAGCATAGTCTTAAATCTGAAGTTAGGTTATATGATCATCTTATGTTAGAAGATGAAGCAGGAGAAAATATAATAAATGAAAATTCGCTTAAAATATTAAAAAATTGCTATATAGAAGAATCAATGAAAGATGTAAAAGCTGGTGAAAGGTATCAGTTTATGAGACATGGTTTCTTCATTTGTGATAAAGCTGGAGAAAAAGCAGTTTATAACAGGATAGTATCATTAAAAGATAAATGGAAAAAAATAAAGAATAAGAAATAA